One Acidobacteriota bacterium genomic window carries:
- a CDS encoding DUF1573 domain-containing protein has translation MKSKTPLMLIALCLITVFSVVAKENPATSGKAPKASITSLEHNFGTVKTGTPLSFTFKVKNTGDADLEIKNVAPSCGCTSSQFDKLIQTGKEGGITLEVKNTEGYKGEVVKNATVTTNDPNQPTFTLVLRATFTE, from the coding sequence ATGAAATCAAAAACCCCGCTCATGTTAATTGCGCTTTGTTTGATTACGGTGTTTTCCGTAGTCGCTAAAGAAAATCCCGCAACATCAGGCAAAGCGCCGAAAGCCAGCATCACTTCACTTGAACACAACTTTGGCACGGTTAAAACCGGTACACCGCTTAGCTTCACCTTCAAAGTGAAAAACACCGGCGACGCCGATTTGGAAATCAAGAATGTCGCGCCGTCCTGCGGTTGCACCTCAAGCCAGTTCGACAAACTGATTCAAACGGGCAAAGAAGGCGGCATCACTTTGGAAGTCAAAAACACCGAAGGCTACAAAGGTGAAGTGGTTAAAAACGCCACCGTCACCACCAACGACCCCAACCAACCCACCTTCACTCTGGTGTTGCGCGCAACCTTCACAGAATAA